From the Bombus huntii isolate Logan2020A unplaced genomic scaffold, iyBomHunt1.1 ctg00000075.1, whole genome shotgun sequence genome, the window tgtttcaattcgtgtgttgctttgacggcttgacgatacgcatcttctaaagtatggtaccctgctatttttactcgcacatatacctcgttcggaagtcctttaacgaaagcttctttcgtttcccaatctatagtatcttggatatcgggggatatgatgccgtagtcgcctctttctccgtccattattgccaatctaagatttctaacgcgatccatataatctaatatgtcttccccgggtcgttgaaatatcgttcctaattcccctttatattcgttaagagatttctttgggccgaatagatcctttaatttgtttccgaaatcgtttagactcattaattctgtgtcttcgatggcgaggagcgcgtgtccacggagcttatttactaacaattttaccaattgaggttcttgatatctggaaatcatatttcgcgcgcgctcacaagctcttaaaaagtggaataccgatggtcgatatccgtcaaacactggcaccgattcgatcgcatcttttagcttaattggctgggtatgtccactcggctggaccgtctcttgttgcgttgtcggcggcgatacgggtgttttaggttcttgttttgttttaagttcgaataagccgctttgtaattcggcgagttttgcactcatatcgcgaaagttcgcatcccatgctttaagcttttccgacaatgtcaaaaccatttcttcgtccaacgatttcacaacactcgccattgtttcttaaatatttgttaaatatatatattaatcaagatagactaactaaatattaacgacaagacataactgacctcggtgcgaaggaataaagttatgctacacgaaataactggtaacacaatacacaaaacattaactaaattaaacgagacttacataaatgcaagtcacgtataatcaaaacaatgactattgaaattcggtaacaatacaatccatgctatcacattaaagtagcacacggtattgacacacacaatatcatgaaacacaaaacaatattacaaaacactactaaataaaattatagtgattaacaattaattagttatttcaacaacacgttactgttgacattaaaccaacgccataccaaagagacacgcgagcgaccatgttgaaaaattcgtcgcgcgcacatacaaataacagccaatgcaatacaatacagcatcataatagcaatgttaggtactaataaaaaaaaaaaaaaaaaaaaaaacaaggaaaagggggagagagttaaggaaaatatatataataaataacaactaacataattataacatattatatatattatattatatacagggatacagtattcgtacaaaggaacagatccaaacgaaaattatatatataaaaaaaaataaataatatatatatgtaatatcgtgatataatatatttacaaggaatggatgatacagatgttaatcggacagaaaaagacgattgttgttcaacctgaactattcacaccaaacgtacagaaaacagcacaactaaataattagataacgactcgactttcacaaaatgcaatcaacactctctcggcaacgccactcgcaaactctgtttgttgattccttttctcccgtcccttggcaaccgctcgtggccaagatcacgtaggtctcctctttccaaaactacgcgatcaaaaacaaacgcctcggctctcgcgacattccacgcggatcacccgccaactcccaggcctctcactcacgatactacatatatacattaactatttttatatgtgtgtacagaactgatggcgaactcatcaaccattttctgaacgacggatggaacaacatgaatagcaattcacacagtggaactgtaaagtatttgtacgaaaccaaatactgatgctatccacctgtaaacaaacaatatttataactatgcatataattttcacttatgttcaccactatatatatatatatactcgaagacaaggtacatttgtgatatttattcctattgatgatatatacttatatatttataacaataaaacaaatctcatttatactacttaccaatacgtacgcatatatgtatgtcggatcacgattcgaattttgggcgcgcgacgactcttcgtgtggactagccatcgtttcacaaagccgagattttatttacacgtatatacaggtctatcactaagcttaacaaataataagtacaactaataataagtctaacaaacactaagactaatgaataatacgatctacgaataattaaattaaattaaataatactattagcaatgtttgagttcaaacgaatccacggtcaccgggataactccttactaagcgaaactaacttagacgcaaatgcgatcgtcgaaaatgctcgatgtatcactctccaaggcaatcgcaagaatgccagcctcgtggtgatttttctccctgtacgattgcattttgttttctatacccgtttggaagcatcgagaaggttccaaacgccgttgctaggcacactcgttggaagcatcgagaaagttccaaacgccgttgctaggcagtttctgcctggagctttgattactaatacaatgtatgtcccattgcatcggcacctccgaggcaacatcacacgtggctaggcccgctctcgaggccgcatgccgccacaaccacatttctcggaaaacacatacaaccactccagacctccgttagataaaacatccatcccgtgaccgtggctacgttcagcgaccgattgtcacctcgaacccaatctcgcttattacaaatcttaagcaattacaactataataaaatctaggctaaggtactagaggatgttcccaaaatttccaaggaaaggcttcggctttcctttcatctccgacatgtatataattacaagccaagtagtattcataatatttattttcactgataacaagtacgtaaaaccttaaataaatcaaaggttttaacaataaaaaaaaacaaaaaaaagaagaaagaaaaaggggaagaagaaaaataaagaagaaaaaaaaggaaagaaaaaaaatataatattgttagggaagtgatacatttacactgtacatgagagtgtgtgtgtaagggccagagggcgtcaaggcttagtggagacaaaagactgttgccagatgttagcagaatctaggatagtcggttggcgaccagcgtgcgtgcaagacgttcttcagagagtaatatagatgtataactgttgtgtgggaaatataggcaataatttgtattcccaaatcctcgaatttccttaacaaatatatataaatataaaattttctttttctataaaaggttattactatttctgataaactcgagaaatgaaaacattataccatgatacactgacacaaagatacaccacacagaagaaactaacagagaacgctttaagcttggcaaacttaccgcccgacgaatttgcatacaccataaccaaaacccaggacacatggctctgatcgcaggagaagcgatccatatagtcaaatgcattccggtacaagtaaaggtacgacatacaacaaaatgctactcggaactacccgtttggcaaaggaatcgcaccacaggaactccacccggacgtgcgccaaacgtggcgatatttagcaccatcgtcgttggccacgagcggaagccacgtcatgttcccggcagaaaatctgcagtctcgaacgcattggcgagaggagcaacaggaaaaacaatcgtccctggaacagtaaacatcctgggaatgatggacaaaacacattaacgacaatagcgaaaaataccgtatcaagcttatggactggttttatggaatttggaactgtcagtgcagcaatatttggaatactcgcaatatttaaactaatcaaaacaataatagatatagccgcacacggataccagttacgtgaaacttacgaatgtggaatcgccctattaggagcaatatgcggctcagtcacccacccgctacgatacctcaaaagaagacgaaatatcgatgatcaaacagcacaacctcaagggatatcgataacaccggtagtcactcaactaccaacgacatctacgtccgccttgagcgaactcagagatatcatcagtcaaatttcctttggaaatttgaacttcaagggcgggggtgtcacgtcccgcgctccgcacacgccgtaacaagaacaagaaaaccattctatacaaaacacgcgaataaggatttgaatgcacaaacgaacacacggcactacgaaacgaaaggaaggattaacaaaacgagggcgattaacggatccaaccaataaacaaaatacatatacacacaattcaaaataaaccaggaaataagaataactacaaaaggggaaaataattgaaacgccaggaatatatatatatatatatatatatatatatatatatatatatatatatatatatttcaatcaatcaatttggagagttacatataagtataaacatatatgccgaacatgtaataacctagtaaatattagagacagtgcttccaatactatgcaataaatacaatattatcaatttatgaaataaaagtatacatgaagtcaaaaactaatagtttaacgaatacataaaacatacaatattgtattattaaagaaatgaaggttacattgtcagaaacatatatatatatatatatatatatgtgcgcattctatcaaattgataatctaagatacatacttaaaactagcctacattccggtaaagaattataaaataagaactatattacggaacatgcatgtctatatataaatatataaattatattctaaactaaactactattaatgtatgcgcattctacattattgattcaaatcgataatctaagatacatacttataactagcctacattccggtaaaggattaataagtaattgacatttcatttcgtatgaatactacactgccaggagaaatatgcataggaatacgtatatatatatatatatatgtatgtatgtatgtatgtgttacgacgcctaaaacatctgcacgccagcccgcgcgaccggacaacaaccgacctgcgtaacggcacttcgaccctcaataaacctaaggacccaccataactttcacttccctgcattgtttagccatatgtcttcaatccgattgtcttgaagaattgctaAAACCtaaaaatatgctcgaaacacagtcggttttataggtgtccttgggtttattagtcgcctttaaaacacggagaaagcgggtatgcacccattaggaaaacccgaatagccctgtaataaaacaggctaggttttctcatacacaccgtcatttacgcaccacgatggtagaagactccctactcatcccttcgagcagtagtgcagcatgaccaatcgacaccgcggttcgttaccctcacttttcctaacgaaagtgggaccaatgaatccgcgttctttaggcacaggggcacacccacaccgagctttcttccgtattaaacaaaagagcgacaaacagtctcccaactaacgcctaacgcgacagtctatcacctaacgcctaacgcgacggtctcccaactaacgcctaacgcgacagtctaccacctaacgcctaacgcgacggtccaccaactaacgcctaacgcggcaatctacacatagcgcgagagtcgcatacttcacaCAAATCCTTTTGTAACTaagtgcttggaaatatatactttataatactgtgaatcccagtgttataccaaaTCAATCACCCCTTATTATCCCaccggaaatcaggggatcgatcaattcgtggtgtcgattgttataatcgtaacggggatttacgacccccgttgacgactctcctcgcgagtacgtctccccgcgattggtcgaacttacatggtccttcgagccggatctcGTGCCACCAAAAAGTGCACTGACCAGTGACTATACAGTGTCGCGTGagatccaagttccaaccactTAGTCAACTGAGCAAGGGAACCGCCATCGGAGAGAAGCACCTCCGTCGCGCAGCATCTACACGAGCCCACGCCGCATCGTAACGATTAGCAACAGAATCCCAGATCAACGTCCATTTGATCAAGGTAAGGGCGTTCATTATCAAAATCAAACATGGCCCAAGCTGAATCAATCAGCACGTTACGGCGGAGACGAGGCGTCCTAGCCCGTCGACTTGCAACCATAAGGCGCGAACTCGATGAGTACGAAGCGTCTGGGAAGGCAAACAGAATCTTCCTAGCATCTTGCCGCAGCTCGTTCGATGAGCTTTGGAAGAGGATACTCGAGGTTCAAGAAGAGTTAGGTGTGGTAGATGAGGGGGAAGATGCACGGGTAGATTCGTTATCGCAAGAGCATCGGGAGCTTGACATGCGGTTCCGAGAGCTCTTTGAACAAATATCAGCAACAACCCCGTCGACTACAACAAGAGGTGAGACATGCCGGAAACCAGAGCCGACCACCGTTCCAGAGGTCCGCGTGCCCCAATTCGACGGTGCCCTCGAGAATTGGACCTATTTCTACGACACGTTCACATCCATAGTGGACCGTAACGAAGGTTTGACGAATGTCCAAAAGTTCCAGCATCTACGCTCATCTATAACTGGACGGGCCGCACAGAGTATCCAGTCATTAGAACTCACAGAGGCCAACTATTCCATCGCGCTTGATACACTGAAGGACAAGTTCAATTGCCCCCTCCAAATCTGCATGCGCCATTGGAATCTGATGCGTAATTATCCGGAAATCAAAAAGGAAACTCCAGAGGCCCTGGAGGATTTGCTGGAAACCATCAGCGTAAATCTAAAGGCGCTCGAACATCTAAAGGAGCCCGTCACTTCAAACATAGCGATGATCGAATTGATCGCGTCGAAGTTGCCCGCGTCCAGCCTGCGTAAATGGCAACGCACACTGCCCCGCCAAAAGGTGCCATCCTATCAGCATCTGATAGACTTTCTCAAAACACGGGCGAACGGGACTCAATTCCTCTCTAAAGAGAAGGAATCAAAAGGGTCAACACACAAACACCGCAGTCAGCGAACAACCATACCGCATGGGCGAACCCTTGCTACAACCAGCAGAACGGTGGTGTGTCCGACCTGCAACGGACATCACGAGATCAGACACTGCAAAATATTCAAGGCCAAATCAGCGACCAAACGTTTTCAGATCGTGAAGAAGGCATCGTTGTGCATAAATTGCCTAGGCACAGGACATTCGCCGACACAGTGTACGTCGGGTTCGTGTCGTATCTGCGGTCACCGACATCATACGTATCTACACCGCGAAAAAACCCAGGTAGATTCATGgtcgtcgagcggtcgatctgcgagcggtcgatcttcgagcggtcgatcgtcgagcggtcgatcggCAAGCGGTTGGTCGCCGAGCAGTCGGTCGTCGGACAGTCGCTCATCGAGCGGTCGGTCGTCGGGCAGTCGCGCATCGAGCGGTCGGTCGTCGGGCAGTCGCGCACCGAGCGGTCGGTCGTCGGGCAGTCGTTCATCACACAAGCGAGCCTCCACCGAACAATCCCCATCGGGATCATCGAAGTCGCGGTCGTCCCACAAATCGAGGCGAACATCCGATACTTCACGGAAGCATACATCTTCGGCTCCAAGAGGTACGAAAGAGCATTCCTCGTACGAGTCACGCTCAGCCCGGATCCGgaacaccaccccaacctcttCATCCAAGTCCCAACCGGGGAAAAACTGACTGTCCGAGACTACGACAGCAAGGGGGATCGGACTAACAAACACATCTCCCCACACCCCTCTGCATCATGATCTGTTGGCCACAGCACAGATCAAGGTCTTGAACAAACAGGCACAACCAATCCGAGCCCGAGCCTTACTCGACACTGGGTCGAGCATGAACTTCATGACCGACAGGCTCGCGAACTCCCTCGGTATAAGGCAAAGGAGATGTGCGATCCAGATCGGAGCCCTCGACAATTTGAGCACCACGGCAAAACGTTACACCACGGCCACCATCACGTCGACGGACGGCGAGTACAAGAAGACATTGAGATTTCTTGTTATCCCGGCCATATCGATCCTCGTACCAAGCGAGCCCATCGATCCCTCGAGTCTGGGACTACCCAGAAATATTCATCTAGCCGATCCACAATTCCATTGCCCAGCCCCGATCGATGTATTACTTAGTACCGGATCAACATTCGCGTCGCTGTGCATCGGGCAGGTCAATCTGGCACAACCAGGCGAACCTGAACTACGTCTACAGAAAACACGCTTCGGCTGGGTAATCGGGGGGAGTCCCACGTCCCAAACCGCGATAAATACGTTCCACGCAACCACAACGGCTCTGCAAGAGGACCTCGCACGGTTTTGGGAGATCGACGAGGGACCGGCCACTACTCATCTTTCGGACTCGGAACGACTATGTGAAGAACATTTCCGAAACCATGTCCGACGAACCAAGGAAGGCAGATACATCGTTGCATTACCGTTCAACGAAAAGCTTTCCTCACTAGGGTCATCGAAGGCCGCTGCAATGAGCAGGCTCGCCTCTCTTCATCGCCGATTCCAACGCGACAAACAATATGAAACCGCGTATAGTGCTGTGAttcaagaatatttagacTTGGGTCACATGACAAAGATCAAcacggatcacgccaccgacCACGGATATTATTTACCACATCACGGCGTGACCAAGGAATCGAGCGACACCACCAAGCTACGGGTTGTGTTCGACGGCTCAGCTTCAAGTACCACGGGAGTGTCTCTAAACGACGCCCTTCATACGGGTCCGAAATTACAAGAAGACCTGAGGAACATCCTATTGAGATTCCGGTCATTTCAATATGTCCTTACCGGCGACATCGAAAAGATGTACCGCCAATTCCTCCTACGTCCAGAAGATCGTCCCTACCAAAAGATTCTGTGGCGTGCCGACAACGGAGAGATCGAAACTTACCGACTCAACACCGTAACGTTCGGTCTATCCGCAGCCCCGTATCTGGCCATCCGATGTCTCAAACAGTTGGCAGAGGACGAGGGACCTCGATTTCCGAGAGCAGCGCAGATCCTACGGCGAGACTTCTATGTCGACGATGCGTTGACCGGAGCCGATACGAAGGACGAAGCCCTATCAATCAGGAATGATCTCACGAGATTACTTAAGCTAGCCGGTCTAAATATCCGCAAATGGGCCTCAAACGATCGGGATCTGCTGAGAGGGCTACCTGAGGAAGACACCAAGCAGAAATTACATCTCGGTGAGTCATCCACGTTAAAAACACTCGGCGTCTTTTGGGATTCAGCCGACGATACCATACTATATTCGGTCAAGACGAACAGTGACACTTCCCGAATCACAAAGCGATCAATCAGCTCAGTCATCGCACAAATATATGATCCACTAGGATTGCTCGCGCCGGTAATCGTTCGAgcaaaaatgattttgcaaCAAGTCTGGACATTGAAGGTAGATTGGGACGAATCCCTTCCGTCAGACGTACACACAGCATGGATCAAATACCACACCCAATTGCCGTTGTTAAATGCGGTAAGGTTCCCTCGGAAGACCATCCTAGAATCCGCAACGAAAATTGAGCTCCACGGATTCTGTGACGCTAGCGAAAGGGCATATGGGGCGTGCGTCTACGTGCGGACGACTGACCGAAAGAACAATATTTGGACTCGACTCCTCACGGCGCGGTCGAAGGTAGCGCCGCTCAAATCGCTCTCCATACCACGTCTCGAATTAAGTGGGGCACTTATTTTGACGTCCTT encodes:
- the LOC126876441 gene encoding uncharacterized protein LOC126876441; the encoded protein is MAQAESISTLRRRRGVLARRLATIRRELDEYEASGKANRIFLASCRSSFDELWKRILEVQEELGVVDEGEDARVDSLSQEHRELDMRFRELFEQISATTPSTTTRGETCRKPEPTTVPEVRVPQFDGALENWTYFYDTFTSIVDRNEGLTNVQKFQHLRSSITGRAAQSIQSLELTEANYSIALDTLKDKFNCPLQICMRHWNLMRNYPEIKKETPEALEDLLETISVNLKALEHLKEPVTSNIAMIELIASKLPASSLRKWQRTLPRQKVPSYQHLIDFLKTRANGTQFLSKEKESKGSTHKHRSQRTTIPHGRTLATTSRTVVCPTCNGHHEIRHCKIFKAKSATKRFQIVKKASLCINCLGTGHSPTQSQIKVLNKQAQPIRARALLDTGSSMNFMTDRLANSLGIRQRRCAIQIGALDNLSTTAKRYTTATITSTDGEYKKTLRFLVIPAISILVPSEPIDPSSLGLPRNIHLADPQFHCPAPIDVLLSTGSTFASLCIGQVNLAQPGEPELRLQKTRFGWVIGGSPTSQTAINTFHATTTALQEDLARFWEIDEGPATTHLSDSERLCEEHFRNHVRRTKEGRYIVALPFNEKLSSLGSSKAAAMSRLASLHRRFQRDKQYETAYSAVIQEYLDLGHMTKINTDHATDHGYYLPHHGVTKESSDTTKLRVVFDGSASSTTGVSLNDALHTGPKLQEDLRNILLRFRSFQYVLTGDIEKMYRQFLLRPEDRPYQKILWRADNGEIETYRLNTVTFGLSAAPYLAIRCLKQLAEDEGPRFPRAAQILRRDFYVDDALTGADTKDEALSIRNDLTRLLKLAGLNIRKWASNDRDLLRGLPEEDTKQKLHLGESSTLKTLGVFWDSADDTILYSVKTNSDTSRITKRSISSVIAQIYDPLGLLAPVIVRAKMILQQVWTLKVDWDESLPSDVHTAWIKYHTQLPLLNAVRFPRKTILESATKIELHGFCDASERAYGACVYVRTTDRKNNIWTRLLTARSKVAPLKSLSIPRLELSGALILTSLISSIQQALTTKISRIVYWTDSTIVLHWIRSSPHTLKTFVANRVAEIQTKTNISDWRHVPTDDNPADLISRGQTPKEFLCPSIWKNGPRWLLQSESYWPVWSPTPVVDLPEQKKTICLRTSVNDNTLLHRYSSWPRLIRIVARCLRWRHKQHRTAHLTTDELTAAHNRLIKILQSQHFAPEIRILQKNRSEDVGGKLQPLNPFLDEDGLLRVGGRLTNSAIPFSQKHPIILPKSPVTELIIEQEHRNNHHTGTQATLYAMRLRYWPIDGRSQVWRTLRRCVRCCRANPPPVEYLMGDLPEARITESRPFTNVGIDYCGPFNIKERRDRNRRKIKTYAAIFVCLATKAVHIELISDLTTDAFLAALRRFISRRGYCATILTDNGTNFVGANRELQELRTLLQSDDHQDRVQNFLADRQIQWRFNPPNTPHFGGLWEAAVKSFKRHLIRVVGTELLTFEHLNTLVIEIEAILNSRPLTPISSDPKDPPVLTPGHFLIGDTLTSLRERDFRTVPSGRLSSWQRIHQIKQHFWSRWYREYLNELTRRSKWDKGKHNIHEGTVVILREDNVPSMQWPLGRVIKVHPGADGIIRTATVQTATSILDRGVKRLVPLPIHPDPDEAERPHGAKEVTNDTPDSTARI